A section of the Malus sylvestris chromosome 17, drMalSylv7.2, whole genome shotgun sequence genome encodes:
- the LOC126611758 gene encoding uncharacterized protein LOC126611758 — translation MFLEQKDTKAAKEMLEATYQEIMVLKTRLDAIQVKYESAEKEIEGYIPQIQDLERSITEFRSAAYAKDEELIAAYNQVIHFKKVVDRLEPQVLELQSALKINDNLKKEIEELQGKNFDTFSISQEDLLSFTFESSIGEVVGKVGAQARAAEGKVPENAVAENIKAAEDVVTE, via the exons ATGTTCCTCGAGCAAAAAGATACCAAGGCTGCTAAAGAGATG cttgaggcGACTTACCAAGAGATCATGgttttgaagactaggcttgatgcgATCCAAGTAAAGTACGAAAGTGCCGAGAAGGAAATCGAGGGTTACATACCTcaaattcaagatcttgagcgttCCATTACTGAATTCCGctccgctgcttatgcaaaggatgaagaattgATCGCTGCTTACAACCAAGTGATCCATTTCAAAAAGGTTGTCGATAGGCTTGAGCCTCAAGTGTTAGAACttcaaagtgctttgaagaTCAACGACAATCTGAAGAAAGAAATTGAGGAGCTGCAAGG TAAAAACTTCGataccttctctatttctcaaGAAGACTTGCTCTCTTTTACTTTTGAGTCTTCTATCggtgaagtagttggaaaagttggtgcccaggctaGGGCAGCAGAGGGTAAAGTGCCGGAGAATGCCGTTGCTGAAAACATCAAGGCTGCTGAAGATGTGGTAACCGAGTAA